A window of the Loxodonta africana isolate mLoxAfr1 chromosome 3, mLoxAfr1.hap2, whole genome shotgun sequence genome harbors these coding sequences:
- the MEGF6 gene encoding multiple epidermal growth factor-like domains protein 6 isoform X5: MGASRGASGLAALWCLGLLGGLARVAGTHYRYLWRSCYPCHLSQAGYPVSAGQRRPDVDECQAHNGGCQHRCVNTPGSYLCECRPGFRLHTDGRTCLAINSCALGNGGCQHDCIQLTVMRHRCQCRPEYQLQEDGKRCVRRSPCADRNGGCMHTCQDRRGLAHCQCHTGYRLAEDRKACEDVDECTTGQAQCAHGCLNTQGSFKCVCHAGYELGADGQQCYRIEMEIVNSCEANNGGCSHGCSHSSSGPVCTCPPGYELDTDQRTCIDVDDCVDSPCCQQVCTNTPGGYECGCYAGYRLSADGCGCEDVDECASGHSGCEHHCANLAGSFECSCVAGFRLLEDRRGCAPLEELAVDLDGQLPFVRPLPHIAVLRDELTQLFQDEEDGLADEEETEARSEHKLAEKFVCLDNSFGHDCSLTCDDCSNGGTCLPGLDGCDCPEGWTGLVCNQTCPPDTFGKNCSSSCSCQNGGTCDPVMGACRCPPGVSGAHCEDGCPKGFYGKHCRKRCHCPNRGRCHRVYGACLCDPGLYGRFCHLACPPWAFGPGCSEECRCEQRNTQACDRRDGSCACKPGFWGEWCQHECQLGFFGPGCQQACTCPPGVDCDPKSGECQNQCPAGYQGKDCDQECPRGTFGVNCSVSCSCGEAPCDRVTGQCLCPPGRTGDDCGAECPEGRWGLGCQEICPECDHGASCDPETGACLCPPGYVGSRCQDVCPAGWFGPGCQARCSCANSGHCHPATGQCSCTPGWTGLDCRRACDGGHWGPDCRHLCNCSAGRGSCEAASGRCLCEPGYVGPRCERRCPQGHFGPGCGQQCRCEHGADCDHVSGACTCAAGWRGTFCERACPAGFFGVDCLRACDCVGGAPCDAVSGACVCPAGRRGPRCDQACPAQTYGLNCSQTCICANGATCDPVLGWCRCTPGWMGPTCLQACPAGLYGVDCQHPCVCQNGGTCDPVSGHCLCPEGWAGLACEQECLPGHFGASCQHSCDCLNGGFCNPRTDACLCPAGWGGDRCQSPCTEGTFGAGCQEQCACRQGAPCHRVTGTCLCPPGWRGARCESACPPGWFGEACAQRCHCSPGTACHHVTGECGCPPGFTGPGCEQACPPGTFGKDCTQRCQCPSENQSCDPTMGTCVCAAGYHGSSCQQRCPPGRFGPGCEQQCVCHNGGSCDAATGACHCPAGFLGANCSLTCPQGHFGPNCVRACECRGGAACDPVTGTCTCPPGRTGAHCEHGCPKNQFGMGCKGACLCRNGGLCHPANGSCTCSLGWTGPHCEQACPPGRYGAACHLECSCHNGATCEPTTGACHCGPGFYGPACEHPCPPGFHGAGCRGVCQCQHGAPCHPVTGQCLCPAGFQGQSCQQGCERGFFGEGCRQQCACEGGAPCDPVTGLCLCPPGRTGTTCDLECRGGRFGPGCALRCDCGGGADCDPVSGQCHCVDGYTGPTCREAGGHPQLLESLSSALGPAATHPASHSPSSRPSDRAAVDQ, translated from the exons CCATCAACTCCTGTGCCCTGGGCAATGGCGGCTGCCAGCATGACTGCATCCAGCTCACGGTGATGAGGCATCGCTGCCAGTGCCGGCCCGAGTACCAGCTCCAGGAGGACGGCAAGCGCTGCGTCC GGAGAAGTCCGTGTGCCGACCGAAATGGCGGCTGCATGCATACCTGCCAGGACCGCCGGGGCCTCGCCCACTGCCAGTGCCACACTGGCTACCGGTTGGCTGAGGACCGCAAGGCCTGTGAAG ATGTGGACGAGTGTACTACCGGGCAGGCCCAGTGTGCCCATGGCTGCCTCAATACGCAAGGATCCTTCAAGTGCGTGTGCCATGCGGGCTATGAGCTGGGCGCTGATGGCCAGCAGTGTTACC GCATCGAGATGGAAATTGTCAACAGCTGTGAGGCCAACAATGGCGGTTGCTCCCATGGCTGCAGCCACAGCAGCTCAGGGCCCGTCTGCACCTGCCCCCCTGGCTACGAGCTGGACACGGACCAGAGGACGTGCATTG ACGTGGACGACTGTGTGGACTCACCATGCTGCCAGCAGGTCTGCACCAACACTCCTGGTGGGTATGAGTGTGGCTGCTACGCGGGCTACCGGCTCAGCGCTGACGGCTGTGGCTGTGAGG ACGTGGACGAGTGTGCCTCCGGCCACAGCGGCTGTGAGCACCACTGTGCCAACCTGGCCGGCTCCTTCGAGTGCTCCTGCGTGGCAGGCTTCCGGCTGCTGGAGGACCGCAGGGGCTGCGCCC CACTGGAGGAACTGGCGGTGGACCTGGACGGTCAGCTGCCCTTTGTGCGCCCCCTGCCCCACATCGCGGTGCTGCGGGACGAGCTGACCCAGCTCTTCCAGGACGAGGAGGACGGCTTGGCTGACGAGGAGGAGACGGAGGCACGGAGCGAGCACAAGTTGGCCGAGAAGTTCG TCTGTCTGGACAACTCCTTCGGCCACGACTGCAGCCTGACCTGCGATGACTGCAGCAATGGGGGTACCTGCCTGCCAGGCCTGGACGGCTGCGACTGCCCTGAGGGCTGGACTGGACTTGTCTGCAACCAGA CGTGTCCTCCAGACACCTTTGGGAAGAACTGTAGCTCCTCCTGCAGCTGTCAGAATGGCGGGACCTGCGACCCTGTGATGGGGGCCTGCCGCTGCCCCCCAGGCGTCAGTGGAGcccactgtgaggatg GCTGCCCCAAGGGCTTCTATGGCAAGCATTGCCGCAAGAGGTGCCACTGCCCCAACCGAGGCCGCTGCCACCGTGTCTACGGGGCCTGCCTCTGCGACCCAGGGCTCTACGGCCGCTTCTGCCACCTGG CCTGCCCCCCATGGGCCTTTGGACCGGGCTGCTCGGAAGAGTGCCGCTGTGAGCAGCGGAACACGCAGGCATGTGACCGGAGGGACGGCAGCTGTGCCTGCAAGCCGGGCTTCTGGGGAGAATGGTGCCAGCATG AGTGCCAGCTGGGTTTTTTTGGGCCGGGGTGCCAGCAGGCGTGCACCTGCCCACCAGGTGTGGACTGCGATCCCAAGAGTGGTGAGTGTCAGAATCAGTGTCCCGCCGGCTACCAGGGCAAGGACTGTGACCAAG agtgcCCCAGGGGGACGTTTGGTGTGAACTGCTCCGTCTCCTGCTCCTGTGGGGAGGCCCCCTGTGACCGGGTCACGGGGCAGTGCCTGTGCCCGCCAGGGAGGACTGGGGATGACTGTGGGGCAG AGTGTCCCGAGGGCCGCTGGGGACTCGGCTGCCAGGAGATCTGCCCCGAGTGTGACCATGGTGCCAGCTGTGACCCTGAGACAGGAGCCTGCTTGTGCCCACCCGGCTATGTGGGTAGCCGCTGTCAGGATG TGTGCCCAGCAGGCTGGTTTGGGCCTGGCTGCCAGGCCAGGTGCTCCTGTGCCAACTCGGGGCACTGCCACCCAGCGACCGGGCAGTGCAGCTGCACCCCGGGGTGGACGGGCCTTGACTGCCGCAGAG CCTGTGACGGGGGGCACTGGGGGCCTGACTGCAGGCACCTCTGCAACTGTAGTGCTGGGCGTGGGAGCTGCGAGGCTGCCAGCGGCCGCTGCCTGTGCGAGCCTGGCTACGTGGGCCCACGCTGCGAGCGCC GGTGTCCCCAGGGCCACTTTGGACCAGGCTGTGGGCAGCAGTGTCGGTGTGAGCATGGCGCGGACTGTGACCACGTCAGTGGGGCCTGCACCTGTGCGGCTGGCTGGAGGGGCACCTTCTGCGAGCGTG CCTGCCCTGCCGGCTTCTTTGGCGTGGACTGCCTCAGGGCCTGTGACTGCGTTGGTGGAGCCCCCTGTGATGCCGTGAGTGGGGCCTGTGTCTGCCCAGCGGGCCGGCGTGGCCCCCGTTGTGATCAGG CCTGCCCTGCCCAAACCTACGGGCTCAACTGCAGCCAGACTTGCATCTGTGCCAACGGGGCGACCTGTGACCCAGTGCTTGGGTGGTGCCGCTGCACCCCAGGCTGGATGGGGCCCACCTGCCTGCAGG CCTGCCCTGCAGGGCTATATGGCGTGGACTGCCAGCACCCCTGCGTCTGCCAGAATGGAGGCACCTGTGACCCTGTCTCAGGCCACTGCTTATGCCCAGAGGGCTGGGCTGGCTTGGCCTGTGAGCAGG AATGTCTCCCCGGCCACTTTGGGGCCAGCTGCCAGCACAGCTGTGACTGCCTCAATGGGGGTTTCTGCAACCCCCGAACAGATGCCTGCCTCTGCCCGGCCGGCTGGGGCGGGGACAGGTGCCAGAGCC CCTGCACCGAGGGCACCTTTGGGGCTGGCTGTCAGGAGCAGTGCGCTTGCCGGCAGGGAGCCCCCTGCCACCGTGTCACTGGCACCTGCCTCTGCCCCCCAGGATGGAGGGGTGCGAGGTGTGAGAGTG CCTGCCCACCTGGCTGGTTTGGAGAGGCCTGTGCCCAGCGCTGCCACTGCTCACCGGGCACCGCCTGCCACCACGTCACTGGGGAATGTGGCTGCCCCCCTGGCTTCACTGGGCCTGGCTGTGAGCAGG CCTGCCCACCTGGCACCTTTGGAaaagactgtacccagagatgccagTGTCCCAGTGAGAACCAGTCCTGTGATCCCACCATGGGGACCTGCGTGTGTGCAGCTGGTTACCACGGCAGCAGCTGTCAGCAGC GCTGCCCACCCGGGCGGTTTGGGCCTGGCTGTGAGCAGCAGTGTGTGTGCCACAATGGTGGCTCCTGTGACGCGGCCACAGGCGCCTGCCACTGCCCCGCTGGATTTCTGGGGGCCAACTGCAGCCTTA CCTGCCCGCAGGGCCATTTTGGCCCCAACTGTGTCCGTGCATGTGAGTGTCGGGGGGGAGCGGCCTGTGACCCTGTGACGGGCACCTGCACCTGCCCCCCCGGGAGAACCGGCGCCCACTGTGAGCATG GCTGCCCCAAGAACCAGTTTGGCATGGGCTGTAAGGGTGCGTGCCTCTGCAGAAATGGGGGTCTGTGCCACCCTGCCAATGGCAGCTGTACCTGCAGCCTAGGCTGGACGGGGCCACACTGTGAGCAGG CCTGCCCACCTGGGCGCTATGGTGCCGCCTGCCACCTGGAGTGTTCCTGTCACAATGGCGCGACCTGCGAGCCTACCACTGGGGCCTGCCACTGTGGCCCCGGCTTCTATGGCCCGGCCTGCGAGCACC CCTGTCCCCCCGGCTTCCACGGGGCTGGCTGCCGGGGGGTATGCCAGTGTCAGCATGGAGCCCCCTGCCACCCCGTCACCGGCCAGTGCCTCTGCCCCGCGGGCTTCCAGGGCCAGTCCTGTCAGCAGG GGTGTGAGCGGGGCTTCTTTGGAGAGGGCTGCCGGCAGCAGTGTGCCTGTGAGGGGGGAGCACCCTGTGACCCTGTCACCGGCCTCTGCCTCTGCCCGCCGGGGCGCACGGGAACCACCTGTGACCTCG AATGCAGAGGGGGGCGCTTTGGGCCCGGTTGCGCCTTGCGCTGTGATTGTGGGGGTGGGGCCGACTGCGATCCCGTCAGCGGGCAGTGCCACTGTGTGGATGGCTACACGGGGCCCACGTGCCGAGAAG CAGGTGGGCACCCCCAGCTTCTGGAGAGCCTGTCCTCAGCCCTGGGCCCAG CAGCCACACACCCAGCCTCCCACAGCCCGTCATCCAGGCCCAGCGACAGGGCAGCAGTGGACCAGTAG